From the Lathyrus oleraceus cultivar Zhongwan6 chromosome 4, CAAS_Psat_ZW6_1.0, whole genome shotgun sequence genome, one window contains:
- the LOC127137391 gene encoding uncharacterized protein LOC127137391: MVELDDGRKLITSVSELKTLLIEIKNVLIRSDAFPVCTKTCEHCLTDPPQCEILKAFIQTLVNQGILLIDLPSTIKDVSTLEIPYDEVPPLQIPYNLSQLTLSTNPIAPMVITVPTSFPYDDTKEVPWVYDTSVYIHGQKMQEETMKSNDPIVSIVGTGEVTRSGRIFAPVPPSIGPSGPSILNKAKQIDDTQQRQDSLPTNEVDEFLRIIKRSDYRVVEQLNQTPSKISMFSLLMCSEAHRDALVKFLKTAHVPQEISVCQFEGVVNSIVVSQSLGFSDEELPAEGKNHNKALHVSIECMDTVLSRVLVDTGSSFNVMLKGSLTKLTIEGLVMKPSELVVRAFDGSRRTAIGEVNLPMKIVPHTFFITFFVMDIHPTYSCILGRLWIHSVGVVTSALH; encoded by the coding sequence ATGGTAGAATTGGATGATGGAAGGAAACTGATAACCTCTGTCAGTGAATTGAAAACTCTGCTTATTGAAATCAAGAACGTGTTAATAAGAAGTGACGCATTCCCAGTTTGTACCAAGACTTGTGAACATTGTTTAACAGACCCACCGCAATGCGAAATATTGAAGGCCTTCATTCAGACCCTGGTGAATCAAGGAATATTGTTAATAGATCTCCCCTCTACAATCAAAGACGTGTCCACTCTCGAAATACCATATGATGAAGTTCCCCCTCTGCAAATTCCGTATAACCTATCTCAGTTAACTCTCTCAACAAACCCTATTGCTCCAATGGTAATAACGGTTCCGACATCGTTCCCCTACGATGATACAAAGGAAGTCCCATGGGTGTATGACACCTCAGTATACATCCATGGCCAGAAAATGCAAGAAGAGACAATGAAGTCCAATGACCCAATAGTCAGCATAGTTGGGACTGGCGAAGTCACTAGAAGTGGTAGGATCTTTGCACCTGTACCCCCTTCAATTGGTCCTAGCGGTCCTTCAATCCTAAACAAGGCCAAGCAAATTGATGATACTCAGCAAAGGCAAGACTCTTTACCTACCAATGAAGTAGATGAATTTTTGCGCATCATAAAAAGGAGTGATTATCGAGTGGTTGAGCAACTCAACCAAACACCATCAAAAATCTCGATGTTTTCTTTGTTGATGTGCTCGGAAGCGCATAGGGATGCCTTGGTGAAGTTTCTGAAAACTGCCCATGTACCACAAGAAATATCAGTATGCCAATTCGAGGGGGTAGTTAACAGCATAGTTGTCAGTCAAAGCTTGGGTTTCAGTGACGAGGAGCTCCCCGCCGAGGGAAAAAATCACAACAAAGCTCTCCACGTCTCTATTGAGTGCATGGACACAGTTCTATCAAGAGTCTTGGTGGACACTGGATCCTCTTTCAATGTGATGCTCAAAGGCTCTCTTACTAAGTTAACCATTGAAGGACTCGTGATGAAACCGAGTGAGCTTGTGGTGAGAGCATTTGATGGGTCAAGGAGGACCGCGATTGGTGAAGTAAATCTTCCTATGAAGATTGTCCCCCATACCTTTTTCATCACTTTCTTTGTAATGGACATTCATCCAACTTATAGTTGCATACTCGGAAGGTTGTGGATTCACTCAGTCGGAGTCGTCACTTCAGCACTTCATTAA